In Ignavibacteriales bacterium, the genomic stretch AAGATAATGAGAAAGCAGCAAAACTTTTGGAAGAATATGTTTCTGAAAACGATTATACCAATCAGTTAAAAGATGTTATAAAGATTCTTGTAAAATCTAATAACGACACTTATAAAATAACACTCTCATTACAAGTTCAGGATATAACAGCCCAACAACTTGCTGCCGTAAATCATCTTATTCAATCAGTCCATGCAAAACTGGCATCTTTAATAGATAATATTGAGCATGCCGAATTGGATGATGATATTAAGATTATTAAACAAGAACTTGATGAACAGGCGCATTATGATCCTAACGCATCTTACCTTAACTCTGCTGGAAAACAAAATGAAGTTGATGAAATAATAAACCTGCAAGGTGCAAAAACATCACAGGAAGAAATAGATAAGCTTTTTAGATAATACTATGGAGAATGAATTACAATTTAGCTTGTTGAATGATCCGGATATGAAAGAGATTTTTGAAAGTTTTGTTATTGAAACTAAGGAAATTCTTGAAAAGCTGGATCTCAACCTTGTTGATCTGGAAAAACGATCCCAGGATACAGAACTTCTTAACGATATTTTCAGATCATTCCATACCGTTAAAGGCACGGCTGGATTTCTGGGTTTAGATAAACTTACTTTCCTAACTCATCATGCGGAAGATATTTTAAATAAACTACGCAAGCTTGAAGTATTGTTAGATGATGAAATTATGAATGCCATACTTCTTGCATATGACAGTATGAAAGAACTTGTTTTGCACATTGAATCGAACAAGAATGAAGAAATTAATGTTGATGAAGCAGTTGAAGCATTAAAGATTGTTCTCTCCAGATGCGAAAGTAAAAGTGCAGCCCAATCGGATATTGAAATTGAAACACAAACCACAGCAATTCAATCGGGGGAAATTCAGAATAAAGTATCGGAATTAGTTGAAGTAGATGAAATACCGGATTTAACTTGTGAAATTACTCCGGAAAAAATAAATATTTCCAAGCAAGAAAAAATAATTGAAGCGGCACATAAAAAGGGTGATAATACAATCCGTGTTGATGTAGAGCGCCTGGATGAATTGGTGAATATTGTTTCTGAATTAGTTCTTGGCAGAAATCGTTTAAGCCAAATATATCACGAAGCTTCCATTGATTATGAAGGTACTAAATTATCGCGCGATCTTGCAGAAACTTCCCGGCATATGGATTTGATGACAACTGAACTTCAGCTTGCAGTTATGAAAACAAGAATGATAAAGATTGGCAAAGTATTTAATAAATTTCCCCGGCTTGTACGCGACTTAAGCAAAGAAACAAAAAAAGATATTGAACTTGTTATCCATGGAGAAGAAACTGAACTTGATAAAACTTTAATAGAAGAAATAAATGATCCGCTTGTTCACCTTGTCCGCAATTCTATTGATCATGGAGTAGAACTTCCGGAAGATAGAATCAAAAAACAAAAGCCGGCTAAGGGAACCATAACTTTAGCCGCAGAGCACGAAGGCAATAACATCATCATTACAATTCAGGATGATGGTAAAGGAATTGACCCTGAAAAGATAAAAGAAAAAGCGATTGAAAAAGGACTTCTTAATAAAGAAAGAGCTAAGGAGTTAACAAAGCAGGAAATTTTTAATCTTATTTTCTTGCCCGGATTTTCTACCGCAGAAAAAGTAACAAACATCTCCGGGCGTGGTGTTGGAATGGACGTTGTAAAAACCAACATTACAAAATTGCGTGGAATTATTAATGTTGATTCGGAAGTTGATAAAGGAACAAAGATAATCCTAAAGTTGCCTTTAACGCTTGCAATAATTCAAGGCTTACTGGTTGGAATAAACAAGGAAACAGTTATCATTCCATTGAATTCAGTAATCGAAGTAGTTCGTGTTTCTTCTGAACAAATCCATACAATAAACAAAAAAGAAGTAATCCAATTAAGGGATTCAGTTCTTCCGCTAATAAATATTCATAAACTATTGTTTAAATTTGCAAGTAATGGACACGATAGAACCTGGCAATATGTGGTTGTTGTAGGAATTGCGGAAAAACGGTTCGGAATAAAAGTCGATATGCTGCTTGGTCAAAAAGAAGTAGTAATTAAATCACTTGGAAGTTATTTGGGAAACATACAAGGAATAGCTGGCTCTACAATTATGGGTGATGGAAAAGTAGTTGTAATATTGGATCTGGCTGAGCTAATTAACAACTTAAGAGAATAATGATAACAAGAAAAATAAAAGTTCTTGTTGTTGATGATTCCGCATTTATGCGCAAATCATTAAGTATGATGTTGGAATCTGATCCGGAGATTGAAGTAATTGCTACGGCAAGGGATGGTCTGGAAGGGATTGAATTAGCAAAACGATTATCACCAGATCTGATTACCCTTGATATTGAAATGCCAAAGATGGATGGGCTGACAGCGCTGCAAAGAATAATGGCAGAACATCCAACTGCAGTTATGATGGTAAGTTCTTTAACAACTGATGGAGCTGATGCAACATTAAAAGCTCTGGAGCTTGGCGCAATTGATTTTATTCCAAAGGAAATGTCTTTTGTTAGCGTTAATATCGTTAAGATAAAATTAGATCTTATTCAAAAAGTAAAATCGATTGTAAGACAGCAAGAACATAAAGCCCGGTTAGTACGTTTAAGAGAAATTACTCACAAAATCCAGGTTGATGTTGTTCCGCCAACAAAGTCGGAAAAACTTCCATCTAAATTTTATAAGGCAATTGCGCTCGGTATTTCTACCGGTGGTCCATTATCACTTCAGAAAGTAATTCCGCAGCTATCAAAAAAAGTTAATTGCCCTATTTTTATAGTACAGCATATGCCGCCAAAGTTTACAAAGTCGCTGGCAGATCGATTAAATGGACTGAGTGCCCTTGAAGTAAAGGAAGCCGAAAATGCAGAGACTGTAAAAGGCGGAATAGTATATATTGCACCGGGTGGTTTTCATATGCACATAGAAAATGGTTCCTTTAGTTCGATTAAAATAAGAATCTCAGAAGAGCCGGCAGATACACTCCATCGCCCATCTGTTGATGTAATGATGGATTCGGTTGTTAAAGTGTATGGCAAGAGTACGCTTGGAATAATTATGACCGGTATGGGTAAAGATGGTTTTGAAGCAATGAAAGAATTGAAAAGTTTGGGTGGAAATACAATTGCGCAAGATGAAGATAGTAGTGTTGTTTATGGCATGCCAAAAGCAATTGTTGATGGCGGGTTAGCAGATTTAATTTTGCCATTGGAAAGAATTTCAGAAATTATAAACATGGCGTTTTAATATGAATGATTCATTTGAAAATTTTGCATTTACTGAAATTGATATTAAGGGAACTGGTTCCAGAAATATTATAAAATCTAAGGATGTAAATATTTTGGGCAAAGCGGTTATCACTATTGATGAAGAAAGCAATAATGGAGTTAAAATAATTCTAAAAAAGGATGACAAAGAAAATATTAAAGAGATTAAGTTTGTTTGTTCCTGCGGGGAAACAAAGTCCGTTATTCTGGATTATTCTGACGAATAATTTACACCTGCACACATTTAGCCATTCTTTTATTCCGATTACTAAATTTAGTTCATAGATTCTGAATATATCTGCTGGCACCACATTTGTCCTTTTTGCTTTAACTTAAAAGCAAAAGCAATATGCCAGAACCAACGATAAAAGTTTTAGAAAGACTGATTTCATATTCAGCGTTACGGCAAAAAGTAATCAGTAAAAACATCGCTAATATTTCTACGCAAAATTACCAGCGCGAAGAAGTTAAATTTAACGATCTACTTACGGAAGGCATAAATGCAAATCTAAAAGCCACAGAAACCCAGCATTTTCAAAGTAAAAATTTATCATCAGCAGATCCATCAGAGTTTACCGTGGTAAAAGATACTGAGACAGAAATGTTATCCGGTATTAACAACGTTAATATCGATAAAGAAATGGCTGACCTGGCAGAAAATTCAATAATGTATAAATTCGCTGCAAAAAAATTACAATTATATTTTAGATCTCTGCAAGAAGTAATTAAAGGACAAAGATAAAATATGAAGGTAGGTTTGAACTTCAATGGTTTTAATATCAGCGCAAAAGGAATGAGCATCCAAAGAAAAAAAATGGATCTGGTTGCAGAAAATATTGCAAACATGGATACTACTAAGGCTGAAAATGGTAAACCTTACCAAAGGAAATTTCTTATTGTAAACTCCGAAAATAAATTACCCGGCATTGAATTAAATAAGAATTCAATTCAATTAAGAACAACTGACATTGAGCATATCCGGCAGGAAGTTGTATTAGTGCCGGAAAATAATTCGGATTTACAAATAAATGGTAAGGAAATTGAAGACTCATCTACAGGTAGCCAAGTCTTTATGCCAGAACATCCGGATGCAAATGAAAAAGGTTATGTAACAATGCCTAATGTAAATATAATTACAGAAATGGTTGATATGATTGCTGCCTCCAGAGGATATGAATCGAACTTAACAGCTTTCAATGCTTCAAAACAAATGGCTAAAGATTCACTGGAGATATGAGAATGAAAATTTCTACTAATGCAATTGGAAATTATAATCCCTATCAAATTAATAATACGCTAAAAACAAACAGTGCTGCTCCAACCACAAAAGTTGATGCGGTAACAAAAGAAGAGAAAGAAT encodes the following:
- a CDS encoding protein phosphatase CheZ; the protein is MNTSPTNMNSLFEKLNDLKSIFKFTEKVVPIIQSLTEFMKEVVPLLENINTSIADSTSKIPQASNQIKNVTSATELATTEILDLVDEITGNLKKSETILNNVMVNWKQENQTLVQLRALVKDNEKAAKLLEEYVSENDYTNQLKDVIKILVKSNNDTYKITLSLQVQDITAQQLAAVNHLIQSVHAKLASLIDNIEHAELDDDIKIIKQELDEQAHYDPNASYLNSAGKQNEVDEIINLQGAKTSQEEIDKLFR
- a CDS encoding chemotaxis protein CheA, with protein sequence MENELQFSLLNDPDMKEIFESFVIETKEILEKLDLNLVDLEKRSQDTELLNDIFRSFHTVKGTAGFLGLDKLTFLTHHAEDILNKLRKLEVLLDDEIMNAILLAYDSMKELVLHIESNKNEEINVDEAVEALKIVLSRCESKSAAQSDIEIETQTTAIQSGEIQNKVSELVEVDEIPDLTCEITPEKINISKQEKIIEAAHKKGDNTIRVDVERLDELVNIVSELVLGRNRLSQIYHEASIDYEGTKLSRDLAETSRHMDLMTTELQLAVMKTRMIKIGKVFNKFPRLVRDLSKETKKDIELVIHGEETELDKTLIEEINDPLVHLVRNSIDHGVELPEDRIKKQKPAKGTITLAAEHEGNNIIITIQDDGKGIDPEKIKEKAIEKGLLNKERAKELTKQEIFNLIFLPGFSTAEKVTNISGRGVGMDVVKTNITKLRGIINVDSEVDKGTKIILKLPLTLAIIQGLLVGINKETVIIPLNSVIEVVRVSSEQIHTINKKEVIQLRDSVLPLINIHKLLFKFASNGHDRTWQYVVVVGIAEKRFGIKVDMLLGQKEVVIKSLGSYLGNIQGIAGSTIMGDGKVVVILDLAELINNLRE
- a CDS encoding chemotaxis response regulator protein-glutamate methylesterase → MITRKIKVLVVDDSAFMRKSLSMMLESDPEIEVIATARDGLEGIELAKRLSPDLITLDIEMPKMDGLTALQRIMAEHPTAVMMVSSLTTDGADATLKALELGAIDFIPKEMSFVSVNIVKIKLDLIQKVKSIVRQQEHKARLVRLREITHKIQVDVVPPTKSEKLPSKFYKAIALGISTGGPLSLQKVIPQLSKKVNCPIFIVQHMPPKFTKSLADRLNGLSALEVKEAENAETVKGGIVYIAPGGFHMHIENGSFSSIKIRISEEPADTLHRPSVDVMMDSVVKVYGKSTLGIIMTGMGKDGFEAMKELKSLGGNTIAQDEDSSVVYGMPKAIVDGGLADLILPLERISEIINMAF
- the flgB gene encoding flagellar basal body rod protein FlgB, encoding MPEPTIKVLERLISYSALRQKVISKNIANISTQNYQREEVKFNDLLTEGINANLKATETQHFQSKNLSSADPSEFTVVKDTETEMLSGINNVNIDKEMADLAENSIMYKFAAKKLQLYFRSLQEVIKGQR
- the flgC gene encoding flagellar basal body rod protein FlgC; this translates as MNFNGFNISAKGMSIQRKKMDLVAENIANMDTTKAENGKPYQRKFLIVNSENKLPGIELNKNSIQLRTTDIEHIRQEVVLVPENNSDLQINGKEIEDSSTGSQVFMPEHPDANEKGYVTMPNVNIITEMVDMIAASRGYESNLTAFNASKQMAKDSLEI